A single genomic interval of Hemibagrus wyckioides isolate EC202008001 linkage group LG13, SWU_Hwy_1.0, whole genome shotgun sequence harbors:
- the LOC131363398 gene encoding macrophage mannose receptor 1-like, whose protein sequence is MEQHLLILLCFTGVIPLTLSVPRMYYLIQQGRSWINAQAYCQANHDDLAIIQSSGNMIHLQNEVQRQQFSSSAWIGLYNDINSWYWSYRSETLGTMIKWVTGEPNNSGGHQECAAIFTLGWSDRICTEAFHFVCFDESKTGNSSYIYFSTPKSWYDAQSYCRQYHTDLASTRDATEYSYIHDLVTPLTGYTWIGLTRHSWKWIDQTNFSTISWMPGKPDNALKKENCGYLNNSQAVDALCSDVMPFFCYSVITGKIQVLRFNVQSSQDMNDPAVQATTLEQIKQKFKDLGMTGDITVKWRVQPHGEVFHKEK, encoded by the exons ATGGAGCAGCATCTGCTCATACTCCTGTGTTTCACAG GAGTCATACCCCTCACACTGTCTGTCCCTCGTATGTACTATCTGATCCAACAAGGAAGAAGTTGGATTAATGCTCAAGCTTACTGTCAGGCAAACCACGATGACCTGGCCATCATTCAAAGTAGCGGTAACATGATTCACCTTCAGAATGAAGTACAGAGACAACAATTCAGTTCCAGTGCTTGGATTGGACTCTACAATGACATCAACAGCTGGTACTGGTCTTATAGAAGTGAGACACTGGGAACTATGATAAAATGGGTTACTGGAGAGCCTAACAATAGTGGTGGACATCAAGAGTGTGCTGCAATATTTACTTTGGGTTGGTCAGACAGAATATGTACAGAAGCATTTCATTTTGTGTGCTTCGATG AGAGTAAAACTGGAAACTccagttatatttatttttctacaccAAAGTCTTGGTATGATGCTCAGAGTTACTGCAGACAGTATCACACAGACCTGGCCAGCACAAGAGATGCAACAGAGTACTCATACATACATGATTTGGTAACACCTTTGACGGGATACACTTGGATTGGTCTGACCAGACACTCCTGGAAGTGGATAGACCAAACTAACTTCTCTACCATCAGCTGGATGCCTGGAAAACCTGATAATgccctaaaaaaagaaaactgtggTTATTTAAATAATAGTCAGGCTGTTGATGCACTGTGCTCTGATGTAATGCCATTCTTCTGTTACTCAG TAATCACAGGAAAAATACAAGTCCTAAGATTTAATGTCCAGTCCAGTCAGGATATGAATGACCCTGCAGTACAGGCCACCACCCTAGAGCAG atcaAACAAAAATTCAAAGATCTTGGGATGACAGGGGACATCACTGTGAAATGGAGAGTGCAACCACATGGAGAGGTGTTTCAcaaggagaaataa